The Lampris incognitus isolate fLamInc1 chromosome 7, fLamInc1.hap2, whole genome shotgun sequence genome window below encodes:
- the LOC130115241 gene encoding uncharacterized protein K02A2.6-like: MAGIIGGMEPFEESSEQWATYIERFENYILANEIRDAKKVPVLLIVIGPKTYGLLRSLIAPDKPGEKTYDDITVRLCGDFKVTLNQALCVDKYPIPRIEDLFASLAGGQHFSKLDLSNAYLQMEVVEESRKLLTISTQKGLFCYNRLPFGIASAPALFQKAMDQVLVGLPFTHCYLDDILVCGPDEETHLKALDDVLTRLEEYGLHVKKDKCMFFQESVEYLGNDLTIQQGCLMWGTRVVVPPKLRPRVLNELHTAHQGVVRMKSLARSYVWWPGMDSQIELQAKSCHSCQRSQREPSLAPLHPWMWPSSPWERIHVDFAGPFEGHMYLVVVDAHSKWPEVQIMDSTTASKTIMVLRGLFSRHGLPHILVSDNGPQFCSEEFATFLKANGVKHIRSAPYHPATNGLAERFVQTFKHALKSSRGATPVQQRLDTFLLTYRNTPHATTKEPPAMLFTRRMLRTRLDFLKPSLMMRVSDIDSCSAVQGFVGPVQVLRSSSTAAFLSSKMRVRDAIARTRDFHEENRSKR; the protein is encoded by the exons ATGGCGGGAATTATTGGCGGTATGGAACCATTTGAGGAATCCAGTGAACAATGGGCAACGTATATTGAGCGTTTTGAGAATTATATCCTGGCTAATGAGATCAGGGATGCTAAGAAGGTGCCGGTTCTATTGATTGTGATAGGGCCAAAGACCTACGGATTATTGCGCAGTCTGATTGCTCCAGATAAGCCCGGGGAGAAGACGTATGATGACATT acggtgagactttgtggtgatttcaaagtcaccctcaaccaagcactctgtgtggacaagtatcctattccccgcattgaggatctctttgcatcgctagctggaggtcaacacttcagtaaactggacttgtcaaacgcatacctacagatggaagtagtggaggagtcaaggaagctactgactatttccacacaaaaaggacttttctgctacaaccgcttgcccttcggtattgcgtcggcaccagcgttgttccagaaggctatggatcaagtgctcgttggattgccattcacgcactgttatctcgatgacattctggtttgtgggccagatgaagagacccacctgaaagccctggacgacgttctcacgagactggaggagtatggtctccatgtcaaaaaggataagtgcatgtttttccaggagtcagtagagtatctaggt aatgacctcacaatccaacagggatgcctcatgtggggcacacgagtggtagtgccgcccaagctacggccccgggtgctcaacgagctacatacagcacaccaaggggtagtgaggatgaaaagcttggcacggtcgtatgtctggtggccaggtatggactctcagatcgagctccaggccaaatcctgccactcatgccagcgtagtcagagagaaccgagtcttgcccctctacatccatggatgtggccttccagtccttgggaaaggattcacgtagactttgctggtccatttgaaggacacatgtatcttgtggtagtagatgctcattctaaatggcccgaggtgcaaatcatggatagcaccacagcaagcaagaccatcatggtactgaggggccttttcagtcgccacggccttcctcacattctcgtAAGTGACAATGGACCCCAGTTCTGTTCTGAGGAATTCGCCACATTCCTGAAAGCCAATGGAGTCAAGCACATTCGCTCAGCGCCGTATCACCCTGCTACGAACGGCCTGGCCGAGCGCTTTGTACAGACTTTCAAACACGCCCTCAAATCCTCCAGGGGCGCCACACCAGTGCAACAGCGGCTCGACACATTCCTGTTGACGTATCGCAACACCCCGCACGCCACGACAAAGGAACCACCGGCTATGCTGTTCACAAGGCGCATGCTACGCACGCGACTGgactttctcaaacccagt ctgatgatgagagtctCTGACATCGATAGCTGTTCCGCCGTGCAAGGCTTTGTGGGACCGGTACAGGTTTTGAGGTCGTCTTCCACAGCAGCTTTTTTGAGCTCCAAGATGCGGGTTAGGGATGCGATAGCTCGCACAAGAGACTTCCATGAGGAGAACCGCTCAAAGCGATGA